Proteins encoded by one window of Streptomyces sp. LX-29:
- a CDS encoding poly-gamma-glutamate biosynthesis protein PgsC/CapC translates to MIPVVITPQIAALGIALGLVFSLVCYLTTNLSPGGMVTPGWLALTLVTDVVQAALMIGVMALTFLTTKVLQRHVILYGKRLFAAVVLSAVLLQTTVILALQREFPLLHTAQTLGFIVPGLIAYQLVRQPVAPTVISTTAVTLGTYVVLVAGLLMGALPVG, encoded by the coding sequence GTGATCCCCGTCGTCATCACTCCGCAGATCGCCGCGCTGGGGATCGCCCTCGGACTGGTCTTCTCCCTGGTCTGCTATCTGACCACCAACCTCTCTCCCGGCGGCATGGTCACCCCCGGCTGGCTGGCGCTGACCCTCGTCACCGATGTGGTCCAGGCCGCGTTGATGATCGGCGTCATGGCGCTCACCTTCCTCACGACCAAGGTCCTCCAGCGCCATGTGATCCTTTACGGGAAGCGGCTGTTCGCCGCCGTGGTGCTGTCCGCGGTACTGCTCCAGACCACGGTGATACTCGCCCTCCAGCGCGAGTTCCCGCTGCTTCACACCGCCCAGACGCTGGGCTTCATCGTGCCCGGCCTGATCGCCTATCAGTTGGTGCGCCAGCCGGTGGCGCCCACCGTGATCTCCACGACCGCGGTGACCCTCGGCACGTATGTGGTGCTGGTCGCCGGGCTGCTGATGGGGGCACTGCCCGTCGGCTGA
- a CDS encoding glycosyltransferase family 39 protein, protein MDTPLLTRDPTDRRRPSHISRRRGRAKRRRRTTISRESYALLLILAAAAVLYAWAIGRSPVHPYYSAAVRSMAADWHAFVFGGLDPSGSITLDKIPGALWPQALSVRLFGPHTWAVVLPQVLEGVLAVWALHRIVRAWAGPLAGLLAALALTLTPVTVALNRHNIPDTLLVLLLVLAAGSLQKAIGTGRLLPLLVCGAWVGLAFQAKMLQAWLVLPVFAAVYQLAAPGSRLDRVRRLLLGGISALVVSCSWPLLVWVVPAAHRPYIDATTDNNPFTLVFGYNGLSRFGDDPEALGAVAGTAASRTTGNTGWSMVVNQTVGPQIAWLLPLAVLALALGVWWRTGQPRTDGPRAGFLLWGGWLAVHIVVFSNSNGNHGYYTTVLAPALAALTGGGVALFWAEHRAGGRRRAALPVAVGLTALWAAAVHGPHSEFAPWLLPVVLMLGLCGTVGLWTSGPHTTRRAVHSALAASLTAVLLAPAVWAASCLHPRYPGSSMEPLAGPVGPGYDDRRHRPAKIPRFPLNQPSARDTALLNYLSAHRSGEKYLLATQAAYGAEPLLRATPQPILVMGGFTGLTPYPTAPQLGDLVSTHQLRYALLTTRRPSTPASAWVKKSCTPVPPSAYGRGTGGSLTLYDCAGSK, encoded by the coding sequence ATGGACACCCCCCTCCTCACCCGGGACCCCACCGACCGCCGCCGCCCCTCGCACATCAGCAGACGCCGCGGCCGCGCCAAGCGCCGTCGACGGACCACCATCAGCCGGGAGTCATACGCCCTGCTGCTGATCCTGGCGGCTGCCGCGGTGCTCTACGCCTGGGCCATCGGCCGTTCCCCTGTGCACCCCTACTACAGCGCGGCCGTGCGGTCGATGGCGGCGGACTGGCACGCCTTCGTCTTCGGCGGGCTCGACCCGAGCGGCTCGATCACCCTGGACAAGATCCCCGGTGCGCTGTGGCCGCAGGCCCTCTCCGTCAGGCTCTTCGGACCGCACACCTGGGCGGTGGTCCTGCCGCAGGTGCTGGAGGGCGTACTCGCCGTCTGGGCGCTGCACCGGATCGTCCGTGCCTGGGCCGGCCCCCTCGCAGGGCTGCTCGCCGCGCTGGCCCTCACCCTCACCCCGGTCACCGTCGCGCTCAACCGGCACAACATCCCCGACACTCTGCTCGTCCTGCTGCTGGTGCTCGCGGCGGGATCGCTGCAGAAGGCCATCGGCACCGGGAGGCTGCTGCCGCTGCTCGTCTGCGGGGCATGGGTGGGGCTGGCTTTCCAGGCCAAGATGCTCCAAGCCTGGCTCGTCCTGCCGGTCTTCGCCGCGGTGTACCAACTGGCGGCTCCCGGCTCCCGGCTGGACCGGGTCCGGCGGCTGCTGCTCGGCGGGATCTCCGCTCTCGTCGTCTCCTGCTCGTGGCCTCTGCTGGTATGGGTCGTCCCCGCCGCCCACCGCCCCTACATCGACGCAACCACCGACAACAACCCCTTCACCCTGGTCTTCGGCTACAACGGGCTGAGCCGCTTCGGCGACGACCCGGAGGCACTGGGCGCCGTCGCCGGAACAGCCGCCAGCCGCACCACCGGGAACACAGGTTGGAGCATGGTGGTCAACCAGACCGTCGGCCCGCAGATCGCGTGGCTCCTGCCGCTCGCCGTGCTGGCCCTGGCGCTGGGCGTGTGGTGGCGCACCGGACAACCGCGCACCGACGGGCCGCGGGCGGGGTTCCTGCTCTGGGGCGGCTGGCTGGCGGTGCACATCGTGGTCTTCAGCAACTCCAACGGCAACCACGGCTACTACACGACCGTACTGGCCCCGGCCCTCGCCGCGCTGACCGGCGGCGGAGTCGCCCTCTTCTGGGCCGAGCACCGCGCCGGTGGCCGACGTCGAGCGGCGCTTCCGGTCGCCGTCGGGCTCACCGCCCTATGGGCCGCGGCAGTTCACGGCCCGCACAGCGAGTTCGCACCCTGGCTACTGCCGGTGGTGCTGATGCTCGGCCTGTGCGGGACCGTCGGCCTGTGGACCAGCGGGCCGCACACCACGCGACGGGCGGTGCACAGCGCCCTCGCGGCGTCCCTGACGGCCGTACTGCTCGCCCCGGCCGTCTGGGCGGCATCCTGCCTGCACCCGCGGTACCCCGGCTCATCGATGGAGCCACTGGCCGGACCGGTCGGACCCGGCTACGACGACAGGCGCCACCGCCCGGCCAAGATCCCACGATTCCCCCTGAACCAACCGTCCGCGCGGGACACCGCACTGCTGAACTACCTCTCCGCGCACCGTTCCGGGGAGAAGTACCTGCTGGCCACCCAAGCCGCCTACGGCGCCGAGCCCCTGCTGCGCGCCACCCCCCAACCCATACTGGTCATGGGCGGCTTCACCGGCCTGACCCCCTATCCGACCGCACCACAGCTCGGAGACCTGGTCTCCACCCACCAACTGCGCTACGCCCTTCTCACCACACGTCGCCCGTCCACACCGGCATCGGCCTGGGTGAAGAAGAGCTGCACCCCCGTCCCTCCGAGCGCCTACGGTCGGGGCACGGGCGGAAGCCTCACCCTGTACGACTGCGCCGGGAGCAAATGA
- a CDS encoding NlpC/P60 family protein, with the protein MGTSPTPTGRPSRRQILASATALAVAGAAGGCAGDHSRSGAADGDDSVPTGDYRFERRAAPARTVVRAADGRVLATFTDGARTVLLAGPTRTWSEPRTTDAVVRSDAWVRLMDGVWNQGKERTRWFRGWFPKALADRGPDVFAVAFQYGDGARDRHTASGLRYAGEAHFGPLLPGQSPTSSFSRDEKSDFYDYLGVPWSFPDGIRKHPEKKRYGDVDCSGFMRLVWGYRMGYPMHATNRPGVGLPRRAHAIASRAPGVLLIPNTGRRPDDISPLLPGDLVFFAIESGRPRSIDHVGMYMGPDTDGHPRFYSSRSRANGPTMGDLAGRATLDGHGFYAQGFRTARRL; encoded by the coding sequence ATGGGCACCAGCCCCACCCCGACGGGCAGGCCCAGCCGCCGTCAGATCCTGGCGTCCGCCACCGCTCTGGCCGTCGCCGGAGCGGCCGGCGGATGCGCGGGGGACCACTCCCGAAGTGGCGCGGCGGACGGTGACGACTCGGTGCCGACCGGCGATTACCGCTTCGAGCGCCGCGCCGCGCCCGCCCGTACGGTGGTTCGCGCCGCCGACGGCCGCGTGCTGGCCACCTTCACCGACGGAGCCCGCACCGTGCTGCTGGCCGGCCCGACCCGTACCTGGAGCGAGCCACGCACCACCGACGCGGTGGTGCGCAGCGACGCCTGGGTACGGCTGATGGACGGCGTATGGAATCAGGGCAAGGAGCGGACCCGCTGGTTCCGGGGGTGGTTCCCCAAGGCCCTGGCCGACCGCGGTCCGGACGTCTTCGCCGTGGCGTTCCAGTACGGCGACGGGGCGCGCGATCGGCACACCGCATCGGGCCTGCGCTACGCCGGCGAGGCCCACTTCGGGCCACTCCTCCCCGGGCAGTCGCCGACGTCGTCCTTTTCCCGCGATGAGAAGTCCGACTTCTACGACTACCTCGGCGTTCCCTGGAGCTTCCCGGACGGCATCCGCAAGCACCCGGAGAAGAAGCGCTACGGGGACGTGGACTGCTCCGGCTTCATGCGCCTGGTCTGGGGCTACCGCATGGGCTACCCCATGCACGCCACCAACAGGCCGGGGGTCGGTCTGCCCCGCCGGGCCCACGCCATCGCCTCCCGGGCCCCCGGCGTGCTGCTGATCCCGAACACCGGCCGACGACCTGACGACATCAGCCCGCTTCTCCCCGGCGACCTCGTCTTCTTCGCCATCGAGAGTGGCCGGCCTCGCAGCATCGACCACGTCGGCATGTACATGGGGCCGGACACCGACGGGCACCCGCGCTTCTACTCCAGCCGCTCGCGGGCCAACGGGCCCACCATGGGCGACCTGGCCGGCCGCGCGACGCTCGACGGCCATGGCTTCTACGCCCAGGGGTTCCGCACGGCCCGCCGCCTGTGA